In a single window of the Gossypium hirsutum isolate 1008001.06 chromosome A13, Gossypium_hirsutum_v2.1, whole genome shotgun sequence genome:
- the LOC121212604 gene encoding transmembrane 9 superfamily member 11 encodes MASFGIWVLTIFLVFQSGYGFYLPGSYPHKYKVGDPLSVKVNSLTSIDTEMPFSYYSLPFCKPAEGVKDSAENLGELLMGDRIENSPYRFKMCTNETLIFLCQSGKLSADEFKLLKERIDEMYQVNLILDNLPAIRYTVKEGFVSRWTGYPIGVKFQDMYYVFNHLKFKVLVHKYEETNVVRVMGTGDAVDVFPSGGKGGSDVPGYMVVGFEVIPCSVMHNGNLVKDLKMYDKYPSEIKCDTTTVTVPIKEGEPIVFTYEVAFEESDIKWPSRWDAYLKMEGSKVHWFSILNSLMVITFLAGIVLVIFLRTVRRDLTRYEELDKEAQAQLIEELSGWKLVVGDVFRAPSHPALLCIMVGDGVQILGMGVVTILFAALGFMSPASRGTLITGMLFFYMILGIAAGYVAVRLWRTIGCGDHKGWASVAWKAACFFPGIAFLILTILNFLLWGSHSTGAIPFSLFVILLLLWYCISVPLTLVGGYFGAKAPHIEYPVRTNQIPREIPAQKYPSWLLVLGAGTLPFGTLFIELFFIMSSIWMGRVYYVFGFLLIVMVLLVVVCAEVSLVLTYMHLCVEDWKWWWKSFFASGSVAIYIFLYSVNYLIFDLKSLSGPVSATLYLGYSLFMVLAIMLATGTIGFLSSFWFVHYLFSSVKLD; translated from the coding sequence ATGGCGAGTTTTGGGATCTGGGTATTAacgattttcttggtttttcaaTCTGGGTATGGGTTTTATTTGCCTGGTAGTTACCCTCACAAATATAAAGTTGGGGATCCTTTATCTGTTAAAGTGAATTCCTTAACTTCAATTGATACTGAAATGCCCTTTAGCTATTATAGTTTACCCTTTTGTAAACCTGCTGAGGGTGTTAAAGATAGTGCTGAGAATCTGGGTGAGCTTCTTATGGGAGATCGTATTGAGAACTCGCCATATAGGTTCAAGATGTGTACTAATGAAACCTTGATCTTTTTGTGTCAATCGGGTAAGTTATCGGCTGATGAGTTTAAGTTGTTGAAGGAGAGGATTGATGAGATGTATCAGGTTAATTTGATTCTCGATAATTTGCCGGCGATTAGGTATACGGTGAAAGAGGGCTTTGTGTCGAGGTGGACCGGGTATCCGATTGGGGTTAAGTTTCAAGATATGTATTATGTGTTTAATCATTTGAAATTTAAGGTTCTTGTTCATAAGTACGAGGAAACGAATGTGGTGCGTGTGATGGGGACAGGGGATGCCGTTGATGTTTTCCCCAGTGGTGGTAAAGGTGGATCCGATGTGCCGGGGTATATGGTTGTTGGATTCGAGGTAATTCCTTGTAGTGTTATGCATAATGGTAACTTGGTTAAGGATTTGAAAATGTATGATAAATACCCATCCGAGATTAAATGCGATACAACTACCGTCACGGTGCCTATCAAGGAAGGTGAGCCAATTGTGTTCACGTATGAAGTTGCCTTTGAGGAGAGTGATATCAAGTGGCCATCTCGTTGGGATGCTTATTTGAAGATGGAAGGATCGAAAGTTCATTGGTTTTCGATCTTGAATTCCCTTATGGTGATCACTTTCCTTGCTGGTATAGTTCTTGTGATCTTTTTAAGGACTGTTAGGCGGGATCTGACTCGGTATGAGGAGCTTGACAAGGAGGCTCAAGCGCAGTTGATCGAGGAGTTGTCGGGGTGGAAGTTAGTTGTCGGGGATGTTTTCCGTGCCCCGTCCCATCCTGCTCTTTTGTGTATTATGGTCGGTGATGGAGTTCAGATCCTTGGTATGGGAGTTGTAACTATATTGTTTGCTGCTCTTGGATTCATGTCTCCGGCATCCCGTGGGACTCTCATTACAGGTATGCTATTCTTCTACATGATTCTCGGAATTGCAGCTGGCTATGTTGCAGTTCGGCTTTGGAGGACTATCGGCTGTGGTGATCACAAGGGATGGGCTTCGGTTGCATGGAAAGCCGCTTGCTTTTTCCCCGGTATCGCCTTTTTAATTCTCACCATTTTGAATTTCCTGTTGTGGGGAAGTCACAGCACTGGAGCTATCCCATTTTCGCTCTTTGTCATTCTACTCCTATTATGGTACTGCATCTCTGTTCCACTCACCTTAGTCGGAGGATACTTCGGAGCCAAGGCACCTCACATTGAATACCCTGTCCGAACCAACCAGATCCCTCGAGAAATCCCAGCTCAAAAATACCCATCATGGCTGTTAGTTCTCGGTGCTGGAACTCTACCTTTCGGTACCCTTTTCATCGAGCTTTTCTTCATCATGTCAAGCATATGGATGGGACGCGTGTACTACGTCTTCGGCTTTCTTCTCATCGTTATGGTCCTCCTTGTTGTGGTTTGTGCCGAAGTATCATTGGTGTTAACTTACATGCATCTCTGCGTAGAAGACTGGAAATGGTGGTGGAAATCCTTCTTCGCTTCTGGTTCAGTCGCCATCTACATCTTCTTATACTCCGTAAACTACCTCATATTCGATCTCAAGAGTTTGAGTGGACCGGTCTCTGCAACTCTCTACTTGGGGTATTCTCTCTTCATGGTCCTCGCAATCATGTTGGCCACTGGCACGATCGGGTTCCTTTCATCTTTCTGGTTTGTGCATTACTTGTTCTCTTCCGTAAAGCTGGATTGA